From a region of the Daphnia magna isolate NIES linkage group LG1, ASM2063170v1.1, whole genome shotgun sequence genome:
- the LOC116928573 gene encoding ral GTPase-activating protein subunit beta isoform X2 codes for MNLGVLSRMNSNQKEDKVYQEKMYVDWSSFSFFNQSNHLENRSVLTSLPLSPDALKQIVAFVVQPIAANIGITHPSPHSAKLSTDREVNWCMEVIGYGLTLPLNTATTEHDSIRDCVHVYCEWLSALLPQPKSAVPLPLLKLPNHYSRKIIYQLFQIFIPRPGEAPDLINRQAVLCHRVLRTIQSVVINSLIIDQDTWDSLLLLLLTVNDVLLAPPTVPNDIGDQLCDRVLSVLFEIWLHACAKSFPSPRMWKTLTEMAQSWRHRTSLITQWNRISLALTSRLLAELYGPAFLKYATNDEYMLVPSQLSGEVLAQTWYRLLHCIGNPVQLARPSVISQTHKFLQFTIISSQLSDPSLHPCLFSLPSIFVEAMKGVAGLVDAFLGLRSSVFLHERTERTTPSGSSGRSTLPTDFAGHSFPSNAMSHRARCNSLLHLFGSWLFEAALIDCETQFGVKTSAVESSTSSLHMADRSRASSVSVTSESSLQSNRPRSATVVELPPDTSSGGTAIEGYENGRAEALGALCRIFCSKSTDEEILPQYLARFYLVINNGLKIKEEKFIGEAMASILLHSADLFRVNLDGVFTLIPSVIESLEVILLAKDLKIRPSVNRVDLRRASIHVLLSILAAPLHFHSLPIKELAGSLGERNALPTVFSNIRPRLTQLLLSALQVETDSLNSHLLLGGLASLIQDLAAFEQPEQSTISMAPNTYPTPMQADSASNVMSSTSDTHSCHSTSSNSYPSVSEITFDSHLEHDASYSDRMSCTGPLLTFPLGSFHGVVNATFHLVSSKLLAVWKADLNTSLAALELLAFLAEILAKLRVPDQRESRRVVRVLCEYISVQCSRPPPAHSKDLHSTIVAAFNCCASWLFAHPYLATDSECMNLILQVIELGISGSKSQTGKTGEILQLKHEKQLKPVSLRVRDAAEFLLTSLVEQVGNFPSPTGTDSLSCLLNEEDLLQKSYTPKTDSTKSPISAAQHFRYFAASEGTILLGVLEQSPGRTLDSDPMVTILIRNQFGRQVWASQIRHLPRHKCGVHSYMVNPGRPLPMNDFGPVFAFEPQYFPESVDRVRRCLADKTLPSMETPLMIDDRIAAELDKLGRLVDGSVTLKNSEIQEEIGAKRECQSPPLCNEFQTARLFLSHIGFLSVEGLQENSIRGSSLIGLDASSTHFSEDLDSLDRLGSRSHDTVCVFYVRSGQKDSFDILSNTTLTSSLNPHFVEFLQTLGWSQAQVKSDFEKSIGSDSETNNLQVNFQYLYWADGVSEILFAVPALNSSLTSSVSSPFHQSSTPCQSLENHLTIEERQTSPSKRATKNASLSISEVRMIVVWCESFEDHHHFPIGDLLETILNGRENVGHVKTEELVSDCFVIFIHAQQSGLYRIHLRGPHSKLNFATPLVDGMVVSRRALGSLVRQTTVNAGKRRRLDHDSYQLPHIRRKLKISEIATKYRSEMDVPSFYSSLFYSPDTGT; via the exons ATGAATCTTGGGGTTCTAAGCCGCATGAATTCTAATCAAAAG GAGGACAAGGTATATCAAGAAAAGATGTATGTCGACTGGTCCTCCTTTTCATTCTTCAATCAAAGCAACCACTTAGAAAATAGATCTGTGTTGACATCTTTACCATTATCTCCAGATGCAC TCAAGCAAATTGTTGCATTTGTCGTGCAACCAATAGCAGCCAATATAGGTATTACCCATCCTTCACCTCATTCAGCAAAATTGAGTACTGACAGGGAAGTCAACTGGTGCATGGAA GTTATTGGTTATGGATTAACTTTACCACTTAACACAGCAACAACAGAACATGATTCAATACGGGATTGTGTTCATGTTTACTGTGAGTGGCTCTCAGCATTACTGCCTCAACCAAAGTCTGCTgttcctctgccattgctaaAGCTACCTAATCATTATTccagaaaaattatttatcaACTATTTCAAATATTCATTCCTAGACCTGGAGAAG CACCGGATTTGATAAATCGTCAGGCTGTTCTTTGTCATAGAGTCCTCCGAACAATCCAATCGGTTGTTATAAACTCGTTAATAATTGACCAGGATACATGGGATTCGCTTCTTTTGCTACTTCTGACTGTCAACGATGTTCTTTTAGCTCCTCCTACTGTTCCAA ATGACATAGGTGACCAGCTTTGTGATCGCGTACTAAGTGTACTTTTTGAAATATGGCTTCATGCCTGTGCCAAGAGTTTTCCTTCCCCACGAATGTGGAAAACTTTGACTGAAATGGCTCAGTCATGGCGACATCGTACAAGTTTGATAACTCAATGGAACCGTATTAGTTTAGCGTTAACGTCTCGGTTACTTGCTGAATTGTACGGTCCAGCGTTTCTTAAATACGCTACAA ATGATGAATATATGTTAGTTCCGTCCCAATTATCTGGTGAAGTCTTGGCCCAAACTTGGTATAGACTATTGCACTGCATAGGCAATCCTGTTCAACTGGCACGTCCAAGCGTAATAAGCCAGACTCACAAGTTTTTGCAATTTACGATCATCAGTTCTCAA CTTTCAGATCCCAGTCTGCATCCTTGTCTTTTTTCATTACCAAGTATCTTTGTGGAAGCAATGAAAGGGGTTGCTGGACTGGTTGATGCATTCCTAGGCTTGCGTTCTTCCGTTTTCTTACATGAAAGGACTGAACGTACCACACCTAGTGGGAGTTCGGGGCGTTCGACACTTCCAACTGATTTTGCTG GGCATTCATTTCCGTCAAACGCGATGTCCCACAGAGCTCGATGTAATTCCCTGTTGCATCTGTTCGGTTCGTGGCTGTTCGAGGCAGCTCTAATTGACTGTGAGACTCAATTCGGTGTTAAAACTTCTGCCGTTGAATCCAGCACCTCTAGTCTGCACATGGCGGACCGGTCACGTGCTTCAAGCGTTAGTGTCACAAGCGAATCATCACTCCAGTCAAATCGTCCACGTAGCGCTACCGTTGTTGAGCTACCTCCCGATACTTCAAGTGGTGGTACGGCAATAGAAGGATACGAAAATGGCCGAGCAGAAGCATTAGGAGCACTCTGCCGAATTTTTTGTTCAAAGAGTACAGACGAAGAGATATTGCCCCAGTACCTTGCTCGCTTTTACTTGGTGATAAATAATGGCCTAAAAATCAAAGAG GAAAAATTTATCGGTGAAGCCATGGCAAGCATTTTGTTGCATTCTGCTGATCTGTTTCGTGTTAACCTAGATGGTGTTTTTACGCTGATTCCATCAGTTATAGAATCTTTGGAAGTTATATTGCTGGCTAAAGACCTGAAAATCAG ACCTAGTGTAAACCGAGTAGATCTACGACGGGCCTCTATCCATGTGCTTTTATCAATTTTGGCCGCACCTCTTCATTTTCAC tCATTACCAATCAAAGAATTGGCTGGATCTCTTGGTGAACGCAATGCGTTACCGACAGTTTTTTCCAATATCCGGCCACGCCTGACGCAACTTCTGCTGTCTGCTTTACAAGTGGAAACTGATTCTTTGAATAGTCATCTTCTTTTAG GTGGTTTGGCCAGCCTAATTCAAGATTTGGCAGCATTTGAGCAGCCTGAACAAAGTACCATATCGATGGCGCCGAACACTTATCCTACTCCAATGCAAGCTGATAGTGCATCAAACGTGATGTCTTCAACTTCAGATACCCACAGTTGTCACAGTACAAGTTCTAACTCCTATCCCAGTGTAAGTGAGATAACATTCGACTCTCACCTTGAACATGACGCATCGTACTCCGACAGAATGTCGTGTACCGGACCGCTTTTAACATTTCCGCTAG GGTCTTTTCACGGTGTGGTGAACGCCACCTTCCATCTGGTATCTTCCAAGCTTCTTGCAGTATGGAAAGCAGATCTAAATACATCACTTGCTGCACTAGAACTCCTTGCATTTTTGGCGGAGATTTTGGCGAAGCTACGAGTTCCTGATCAAC GGGAAAGTCGTCGAGTAGTTCGCGTTCTTTGCGAGTATATTTCGGTGCAGTGTTCTCGGCCACCTCCGGCGCATTCCAAAGACCTTCATTCTACGATAGTTGCAGCTTTTAATTGTTGTGCCTCGTGGTTGTTTGCACATCCTTATCTGGCAACGGACTCTGAATGCATGAATCTCATTCTTCAGGTTATAGAACTCGGAATCTCTGGATCAAAGTCGCAg ACAGGGAAAACTGGAGAAATTCTACAGCTGAAACATGAAAAACAGTTAAAACCAGTTTCACTTCGGGTTCGTGACGCTGCTGAATTTTTATTAACGTCATTGGTGGAGCAAGTTGGCAATTTTCCTTCACCAACCGGAACTGACTCTCTATCCTGCCTTTTAAACGAAGAAGACCTTTTGCAAAAATCATATACACCGAAAACAGACTCCACTAAATCTCCCATCTCAGCTGCCCAACATTTCCGATATTTCGCTGCGTCAGAAGGAACCATACTACTTGGTGTGTTGGAGCAATCTCCTGGCAGAACATTAG ATTCCGATCCCATGGTTACAATCCTTATCCGCAATCAGTTTGGTCGGCAAGTTTGGGCTTCGCAGATACGTCACTTACCACGACATAAATGTGGAGTTCATAGTTACATGGTCAATCCTGGGCGACCCTTGCCCATGAACGATTTTGGACCGGTATTCGCCTTTGAGCCGCAGTACTTCCCTGAATCTGTAGATCGAGTGCGACGTTGTTTGGC AGATAAAACACTACCTAGTATGGAAACGCCGTTAATGATCGACGATCGCATAGCGGCAGAGTTAGACAAACTTGGTAGATTGGTCGATGGGTcagtaactttaaaaaattctgaaattcaagaagaaattggAGCTAAACGGGAGTGCCAGTCTCCTCCGCTTTGTAACGAATTTCAAACAGCCCGGCTATTCTTGTCGCATATCGGCTTCCTTTCTGTTGAGGGCCTTCAA GAAAACTCAATTAGAGGAAGTTCATTGATTGGCTTAGATGCATCTTCTACACATTTCTCGGAAGATTTGGATTCTCTCGACCGATTGGGAAGCCGTAGTCACGACACAGTTTGCGTATTTTACGTTCGGTCAGGACAAAAAGACAGTTTCGATATTCTCTCTAATACG ACGTTGACCTCATCTTTGAATCCGCATTTTGTGGAATTCCTGCAAACTTTAGGATGGTCTCAAG CACAAGTGAAATCAGACTTCGAAAAAAGCATAGGATCAGATTCCGAAACAAATAACCTTCAAGTAAATTTCCAATACCTTTATTGGGCTGACGGAGTTTCCGAAATCTTATTTGCTGTTCCAGCCTTAAACTCGTCATTGACATCATCAGTATCTT CACCATTTCACCAGTCATCGACGCCGTGTCAATCGTTGGAAAATCATTTGACAATCGAAGAAAGACAGACATCCCCGTCCAAAAGAGCTACCAAAAATGCTAGTTTATCCATTTCCGAAGTTAGAATGATCGTCGTGTGGTGTGAAAGCTTCGAGGATCACCATCATTTTCCAATTG GCGACTTGCTGGAGACGATTTTGAATGGCCGTGAAAATGTTGGACACGTGAAAACAGAAGAATTAGTAAGCGACtgctttgttatttttattcatgCGCAGCAGTCAGGATTATACCGTATTCATTTGCGAGGACCTCATTCGAA GTTAAATTTTGCTACGCCGTTGGTTGACGGAATGGTAGTGTCCCGTCGTGCACTCGGGTCACTTGTAAGACAGACCACTGTGAATGCGGGAAAACGCCGACGACTGGATCATGACAG TTACCAGCTTCCACACATTCGCCGTAAACTGAAAATATCAGAAATTGCCACAAAGTATCGTTCGGAAATGGATGTCCCATCGTTTTATTCAAGCTTATTTTATAGTCCTGATACAGGAACTTAA
- the LOC116928573 gene encoding ral GTPase-activating protein subunit beta isoform X1: protein MHRKIINLIGLLARASYKSEYLFIIWEDKVYQEKMYVDWSSFSFFNQSNHLENRSVLTSLPLSPDALKQIVAFVVQPIAANIGITHPSPHSAKLSTDREVNWCMEVIGYGLTLPLNTATTEHDSIRDCVHVYCEWLSALLPQPKSAVPLPLLKLPNHYSRKIIYQLFQIFIPRPGEAPDLINRQAVLCHRVLRTIQSVVINSLIIDQDTWDSLLLLLLTVNDVLLAPPTVPNDIGDQLCDRVLSVLFEIWLHACAKSFPSPRMWKTLTEMAQSWRHRTSLITQWNRISLALTSRLLAELYGPAFLKYATNDEYMLVPSQLSGEVLAQTWYRLLHCIGNPVQLARPSVISQTHKFLQFTIISSQLSDPSLHPCLFSLPSIFVEAMKGVAGLVDAFLGLRSSVFLHERTERTTPSGSSGRSTLPTDFAGHSFPSNAMSHRARCNSLLHLFGSWLFEAALIDCETQFGVKTSAVESSTSSLHMADRSRASSVSVTSESSLQSNRPRSATVVELPPDTSSGGTAIEGYENGRAEALGALCRIFCSKSTDEEILPQYLARFYLVINNGLKIKEEKFIGEAMASILLHSADLFRVNLDGVFTLIPSVIESLEVILLAKDLKIRPSVNRVDLRRASIHVLLSILAAPLHFHSLPIKELAGSLGERNALPTVFSNIRPRLTQLLLSALQVETDSLNSHLLLGGLASLIQDLAAFEQPEQSTISMAPNTYPTPMQADSASNVMSSTSDTHSCHSTSSNSYPSVSEITFDSHLEHDASYSDRMSCTGPLLTFPLGSFHGVVNATFHLVSSKLLAVWKADLNTSLAALELLAFLAEILAKLRVPDQRESRRVVRVLCEYISVQCSRPPPAHSKDLHSTIVAAFNCCASWLFAHPYLATDSECMNLILQVIELGISGSKSQTGKTGEILQLKHEKQLKPVSLRVRDAAEFLLTSLVEQVGNFPSPTGTDSLSCLLNEEDLLQKSYTPKTDSTKSPISAAQHFRYFAASEGTILLGVLEQSPGRTLDSDPMVTILIRNQFGRQVWASQIRHLPRHKCGVHSYMVNPGRPLPMNDFGPVFAFEPQYFPESVDRVRRCLADKTLPSMETPLMIDDRIAAELDKLGRLVDGSVTLKNSEIQEEIGAKRECQSPPLCNEFQTARLFLSHIGFLSVEGLQENSIRGSSLIGLDASSTHFSEDLDSLDRLGSRSHDTVCVFYVRSGQKDSFDILSNTTLTSSLNPHFVEFLQTLGWSQAQVKSDFEKSIGSDSETNNLQVNFQYLYWADGVSEILFAVPALNSSLTSSVSSPFHQSSTPCQSLENHLTIEERQTSPSKRATKNASLSISEVRMIVVWCESFEDHHHFPIGDLLETILNGRENVGHVKTEELVSDCFVIFIHAQQSGLYRIHLRGPHSKLNFATPLVDGMVVSRRALGSLVRQTTVNAGKRRRLDHDSYQLPHIRRKLKISEIATKYRSEMDVPSFYSSLFYSPDTGT, encoded by the exons ATGcacagaaaaataataaatttaataGGTTTACTTGCACGAGCTAGTTACAAGTCGGaatatttgtttattatttgG GAGGACAAGGTATATCAAGAAAAGATGTATGTCGACTGGTCCTCCTTTTCATTCTTCAATCAAAGCAACCACTTAGAAAATAGATCTGTGTTGACATCTTTACCATTATCTCCAGATGCAC TCAAGCAAATTGTTGCATTTGTCGTGCAACCAATAGCAGCCAATATAGGTATTACCCATCCTTCACCTCATTCAGCAAAATTGAGTACTGACAGGGAAGTCAACTGGTGCATGGAA GTTATTGGTTATGGATTAACTTTACCACTTAACACAGCAACAACAGAACATGATTCAATACGGGATTGTGTTCATGTTTACTGTGAGTGGCTCTCAGCATTACTGCCTCAACCAAAGTCTGCTgttcctctgccattgctaaAGCTACCTAATCATTATTccagaaaaattatttatcaACTATTTCAAATATTCATTCCTAGACCTGGAGAAG CACCGGATTTGATAAATCGTCAGGCTGTTCTTTGTCATAGAGTCCTCCGAACAATCCAATCGGTTGTTATAAACTCGTTAATAATTGACCAGGATACATGGGATTCGCTTCTTTTGCTACTTCTGACTGTCAACGATGTTCTTTTAGCTCCTCCTACTGTTCCAA ATGACATAGGTGACCAGCTTTGTGATCGCGTACTAAGTGTACTTTTTGAAATATGGCTTCATGCCTGTGCCAAGAGTTTTCCTTCCCCACGAATGTGGAAAACTTTGACTGAAATGGCTCAGTCATGGCGACATCGTACAAGTTTGATAACTCAATGGAACCGTATTAGTTTAGCGTTAACGTCTCGGTTACTTGCTGAATTGTACGGTCCAGCGTTTCTTAAATACGCTACAA ATGATGAATATATGTTAGTTCCGTCCCAATTATCTGGTGAAGTCTTGGCCCAAACTTGGTATAGACTATTGCACTGCATAGGCAATCCTGTTCAACTGGCACGTCCAAGCGTAATAAGCCAGACTCACAAGTTTTTGCAATTTACGATCATCAGTTCTCAA CTTTCAGATCCCAGTCTGCATCCTTGTCTTTTTTCATTACCAAGTATCTTTGTGGAAGCAATGAAAGGGGTTGCTGGACTGGTTGATGCATTCCTAGGCTTGCGTTCTTCCGTTTTCTTACATGAAAGGACTGAACGTACCACACCTAGTGGGAGTTCGGGGCGTTCGACACTTCCAACTGATTTTGCTG GGCATTCATTTCCGTCAAACGCGATGTCCCACAGAGCTCGATGTAATTCCCTGTTGCATCTGTTCGGTTCGTGGCTGTTCGAGGCAGCTCTAATTGACTGTGAGACTCAATTCGGTGTTAAAACTTCTGCCGTTGAATCCAGCACCTCTAGTCTGCACATGGCGGACCGGTCACGTGCTTCAAGCGTTAGTGTCACAAGCGAATCATCACTCCAGTCAAATCGTCCACGTAGCGCTACCGTTGTTGAGCTACCTCCCGATACTTCAAGTGGTGGTACGGCAATAGAAGGATACGAAAATGGCCGAGCAGAAGCATTAGGAGCACTCTGCCGAATTTTTTGTTCAAAGAGTACAGACGAAGAGATATTGCCCCAGTACCTTGCTCGCTTTTACTTGGTGATAAATAATGGCCTAAAAATCAAAGAG GAAAAATTTATCGGTGAAGCCATGGCAAGCATTTTGTTGCATTCTGCTGATCTGTTTCGTGTTAACCTAGATGGTGTTTTTACGCTGATTCCATCAGTTATAGAATCTTTGGAAGTTATATTGCTGGCTAAAGACCTGAAAATCAG ACCTAGTGTAAACCGAGTAGATCTACGACGGGCCTCTATCCATGTGCTTTTATCAATTTTGGCCGCACCTCTTCATTTTCAC tCATTACCAATCAAAGAATTGGCTGGATCTCTTGGTGAACGCAATGCGTTACCGACAGTTTTTTCCAATATCCGGCCACGCCTGACGCAACTTCTGCTGTCTGCTTTACAAGTGGAAACTGATTCTTTGAATAGTCATCTTCTTTTAG GTGGTTTGGCCAGCCTAATTCAAGATTTGGCAGCATTTGAGCAGCCTGAACAAAGTACCATATCGATGGCGCCGAACACTTATCCTACTCCAATGCAAGCTGATAGTGCATCAAACGTGATGTCTTCAACTTCAGATACCCACAGTTGTCACAGTACAAGTTCTAACTCCTATCCCAGTGTAAGTGAGATAACATTCGACTCTCACCTTGAACATGACGCATCGTACTCCGACAGAATGTCGTGTACCGGACCGCTTTTAACATTTCCGCTAG GGTCTTTTCACGGTGTGGTGAACGCCACCTTCCATCTGGTATCTTCCAAGCTTCTTGCAGTATGGAAAGCAGATCTAAATACATCACTTGCTGCACTAGAACTCCTTGCATTTTTGGCGGAGATTTTGGCGAAGCTACGAGTTCCTGATCAAC GGGAAAGTCGTCGAGTAGTTCGCGTTCTTTGCGAGTATATTTCGGTGCAGTGTTCTCGGCCACCTCCGGCGCATTCCAAAGACCTTCATTCTACGATAGTTGCAGCTTTTAATTGTTGTGCCTCGTGGTTGTTTGCACATCCTTATCTGGCAACGGACTCTGAATGCATGAATCTCATTCTTCAGGTTATAGAACTCGGAATCTCTGGATCAAAGTCGCAg ACAGGGAAAACTGGAGAAATTCTACAGCTGAAACATGAAAAACAGTTAAAACCAGTTTCACTTCGGGTTCGTGACGCTGCTGAATTTTTATTAACGTCATTGGTGGAGCAAGTTGGCAATTTTCCTTCACCAACCGGAACTGACTCTCTATCCTGCCTTTTAAACGAAGAAGACCTTTTGCAAAAATCATATACACCGAAAACAGACTCCACTAAATCTCCCATCTCAGCTGCCCAACATTTCCGATATTTCGCTGCGTCAGAAGGAACCATACTACTTGGTGTGTTGGAGCAATCTCCTGGCAGAACATTAG ATTCCGATCCCATGGTTACAATCCTTATCCGCAATCAGTTTGGTCGGCAAGTTTGGGCTTCGCAGATACGTCACTTACCACGACATAAATGTGGAGTTCATAGTTACATGGTCAATCCTGGGCGACCCTTGCCCATGAACGATTTTGGACCGGTATTCGCCTTTGAGCCGCAGTACTTCCCTGAATCTGTAGATCGAGTGCGACGTTGTTTGGC AGATAAAACACTACCTAGTATGGAAACGCCGTTAATGATCGACGATCGCATAGCGGCAGAGTTAGACAAACTTGGTAGATTGGTCGATGGGTcagtaactttaaaaaattctgaaattcaagaagaaattggAGCTAAACGGGAGTGCCAGTCTCCTCCGCTTTGTAACGAATTTCAAACAGCCCGGCTATTCTTGTCGCATATCGGCTTCCTTTCTGTTGAGGGCCTTCAA GAAAACTCAATTAGAGGAAGTTCATTGATTGGCTTAGATGCATCTTCTACACATTTCTCGGAAGATTTGGATTCTCTCGACCGATTGGGAAGCCGTAGTCACGACACAGTTTGCGTATTTTACGTTCGGTCAGGACAAAAAGACAGTTTCGATATTCTCTCTAATACG ACGTTGACCTCATCTTTGAATCCGCATTTTGTGGAATTCCTGCAAACTTTAGGATGGTCTCAAG CACAAGTGAAATCAGACTTCGAAAAAAGCATAGGATCAGATTCCGAAACAAATAACCTTCAAGTAAATTTCCAATACCTTTATTGGGCTGACGGAGTTTCCGAAATCTTATTTGCTGTTCCAGCCTTAAACTCGTCATTGACATCATCAGTATCTT CACCATTTCACCAGTCATCGACGCCGTGTCAATCGTTGGAAAATCATTTGACAATCGAAGAAAGACAGACATCCCCGTCCAAAAGAGCTACCAAAAATGCTAGTTTATCCATTTCCGAAGTTAGAATGATCGTCGTGTGGTGTGAAAGCTTCGAGGATCACCATCATTTTCCAATTG GCGACTTGCTGGAGACGATTTTGAATGGCCGTGAAAATGTTGGACACGTGAAAACAGAAGAATTAGTAAGCGACtgctttgttatttttattcatgCGCAGCAGTCAGGATTATACCGTATTCATTTGCGAGGACCTCATTCGAA GTTAAATTTTGCTACGCCGTTGGTTGACGGAATGGTAGTGTCCCGTCGTGCACTCGGGTCACTTGTAAGACAGACCACTGTGAATGCGGGAAAACGCCGACGACTGGATCATGACAG TTACCAGCTTCCACACATTCGCCGTAAACTGAAAATATCAGAAATTGCCACAAAGTATCGTTCGGAAATGGATGTCCCATCGTTTTATTCAAGCTTATTTTATAGTCCTGATACAGGAACTTAA